TCCCGAAAAACCTAAGAATACTAACTAGAGTCCCCAtattcaaaaccctaatttcgagatttggtagaaaaataatctGGTGTTATCGGCTGACGACCAGAGTTGAGGCGGCAAACTCAAGCTGCCGACAAGAAAGAGGTAGTTAGGCGCAATTTTTTGGCTGCCCTCGGGTACAGccaagctggctgtacccctaaTCAAACGACGTCGTGTGATGCGGGTATAGCCagcgctggctgtaccccccccGAAAACGACGTCGTTCAGCGTATTTTTATCCCCTTCCTGAGTTTCCTAAGTTTtctaactcttttttttttcttcttcttcaagttGCGATATATCTtgttcttagggtttatttcgattttttctctcttattttctctctcctctgtttccaTGGAGCTCGCAGTTATGGAAAATTCTGAAGCTCTTTTCGAATCTAATTCTGGAATTTTAAGTACATTGATGTCAGAACGtaagtttatatttttattattttcatttatttgttttgatttcaatgtttttggttttgattgttttcgattttatattttgattttggataaaatgtgtttagaattttattatttttcgtgtTTTCGCTGGATATTTCGATTTTGATTTGTTTCTTTGCTTTTGTTTTCTGcagattttcttatttttttttgcaattgtaCGTTattttttgttcgatttttattcataattttatttattatcaaTGTATATAATGGTTTTTGAACTTCTGTCTCAGAAGTTGTACATGCCTTCCCATCTCCTTCActgtattttttattaatatgatGTTAATGCACACATTATAttatataatattaaaaatcattcaaatttaataaaaaattgatattatcttATACCTTAATACTTTCTGAACCTCTGGCTGGGATTTAGTTGGTCTTCGCTTAAATTTGAGTATTAACCTTTGTGGTTGTTCTCTAGATTTTATAAATGTATAACTAATGAGTGTCCAGAGCAAAATTCAGTTTGAAGAAatgaatattttatgaaaacaaaatgaacatttaacataaaaacagttatcatgagttttaataataaaaaggaCTGAAGAAATGAACAAAAGTTCAAacattgaaattatgaatatagTAGTTGAAATAATTGAAGATTTCTAAACCAAACTTAGTATATCAGAGTAAACGAacattttattaaaaagaattgaat
This genomic stretch from Spinacia oleracea cultivar Varoflay chromosome 3, BTI_SOV_V1, whole genome shotgun sequence harbors:
- the LOC130470706 gene encoding uncharacterized protein isoform X1; the encoded protein is MPKEKKETTGRSSEEQKIGNAKQPDMKETGKYEIEKEIEAEKQIDTFQEQPQRLILKFKRRPTKSQPEVQKVLSEGDGKACTTSETEVQKPLYTLIINKIMNKNRTKNNVQLQKKIRKSAENKSKETNQNRNIQRKHEK
- the LOC130470706 gene encoding uncharacterized protein isoform X2 — protein: MPKEKKETTGRSSEEQKIGNAKQPDMKETGKYEIEKEIEAEKQIDTFHEGDGKACTTSETEVQKPLYTLIINKIMNKNRTKNNVQLQKKIRKSAENKSKETNQNRNIQRKHEK